The region acgttattgtcgctttgtcaaatgaagaaatgaccaaaataaactttgtagatcttgagaagttatacaattttgtagttgaaaagtttttcatttgaattcatttagggcctcaaaaattaattcgaaaaactgatttgccgagggccaaaaaaaatgcacacggcaaaatacctctttgccgagtgccaaaatataggcactcggcaaaatacggctttgccgagtgctagaaaaaaggcactcggcaaactgagagtaaattgcttgtttgaggccctaaatgaattcaaatcaaaaagtggtcaactacaaagtttcataactttttgagatctacaattttcatttagtaagtttttccatccgaggtcgtttgaaaaatttgaattttaaatttgagagattcaaacatagttttgcatgataagatgatttcaaatcaaaaagttgtcaactacatagtttcataacttttggagatctacaattttcatttaggaagttttttcatccgaggtcgtttgaaaaaattcaaattttaaaattttcaaattcaaacgtcgtttttgcatgacaagatgatttcaaatcaaaatgttgccaactacaaaattttcataacttatcaagatctataaagtttattttggtcatttgttcatccgacgtagtggtagtaacattgttcacaaatcttatatatgtatcttctactttcatatgaattaatatgagagatatgagatatgtagattttatgaacaacgttattgtcgctttgtcaaatgaagaaatgaccaaaataaactttgtagatcttgagaagtttatacaactttgtagttgaaaagtttttcattgaattcatttagggcctcaaaaattgcttcgaaaaaatgatttgccgagggcaaaaaaaaatgcacacggcaaaaagcttctttgccgaggtgccagaaaaaaacactcggcaaagacgtattttgccgtgtgttttttgttgccgagtgtatttatttggtactcggcaaacacggtatttgccgagtgcccgataaatacactcggcaaagcctcggcactcggcaaatcgccggttcCGGTAgtgttagtgagtgttgtgagaggccgtatctaggaacggacccgaaatttcggacatcttgttcacgaaacatgtccgtgaaattgcgtgtgaagtatttttaaattctataaaaagcaaacgaagtccaaaattatgaaacttgttgagatgtcgtgatatcatatgtggaggctatgataaaattttagaagatttcgtgtacgttgtcatgtacgatgcttacaaaccagaacATCTCTATAtgtgatatcagatctcacatgtagagatgtcctagtttggtaagcatcgtacgtgacaacgtgcatgaaatcttctgaaatttttaacatagcctccacatatgatatcatgacatctcaacaaatttcatgattttcggacttcgtttgctttttatataatttaaaaacacttcacacgcaatttcgcggacatgtttcatgaacaagatgtccgaaattttgggtccgttcctggatacggcctctcacaacactcactaacatgactatcaatttttgaatcattaaactccattattcgtaccacgtgcagttcaaatttctatttttcggaaaaaattcaagtaaacaaaataaagtaactaaatataatcaaaaagccataaaaaatccccaaattgtaactaggagttcttggtgctttaaaagggctgcacaaaaaaattggaggccaaaaacaaaaaaacaaaaaaaactttaccgagtgccggggcatggcactcggcaaagggtgtctttgcgaGTGCCAGgcatatggcactcggcaaagagtgttttaattttttttaaaaaaaatttctctttgccgagtgcattcacaggagcactcggcaaagaaattatatgaaaaaaattaaatctttgccgagtgccgtgccaggggcactcggcaaagtatttttaaaaactttttttctttgccgagcgccagatctgagacactcggcaaagaattttaaaaaaataaatctttgccgagtgtcagatctggggcactcggcaaagaaatttaaaaaaaaatcaaatctttgccgagtgcctaacagcaggcactcggcaaagaaggccatGACCGAACGCCGTTtcgcgggcagcctatgccgagtgtagatattttgccgagagtctggcactcggcaaagaagtcctttgccgagtgcccttgtttgccgagtgcccggcactcggcaaagaactctttgccgagtgcaattctttgccgagtgcagcactcggcaaagaaggtctttaccgagtgcccgatttttgacactcggcaaagaattttgcactcggcaaagtctctgtttccggtAGTGCGTGATACCTCTGAGCTGGCCGACCGCCGGGCGCGTCTGGGCGGACCTCCAGCGACGTGGGCTCACCGGGGCCATGGTGGATGGCCGACGCCGTCATGCACCGGCTGGCGCCGCTCCGAGACGGCATGAAGATGTTCCCTATCCAGGTAAGCATGCACTGCAGCAGTCCTCACGTCATACTACTACTTCATACAGCACTAGTTGATGTACTCTGAATATATAAAGTCTCAGGCTCTTGGCATATAATTGTATAGGAATATATCTATCTTTATGTATGAATACATGATGATGCTATGGTAAGTGTGAACAGTGAAGCACCACGGAAATATGAAAGACACGTTGCAATGAGGGATTGAGGGAAGCAAACAACTCTGAAAATTAACAGATATATCATGTACTCCAATTTTCTTACACAGGAAGAATCCTGCAACAGATATTCAATCTAGAAAACATTTATTAGGTCCAAAGCATGCAACAATTCATTACATGTATAGTATCTAACAGGAAACAACATTCTATTCTACTCACCCGTGGTTCCTTGCTCCTTTTGCATGCAGAAGCCGGCCTCCTGAACCAGAACCAGATCCACGCGAGCATGGTCGAGATTTTTGGTCAGTCGGTCCTGGACCAGGAGACCGCGCCCTCCCGAATAACATCAGGGTGAGGATAGCCATGGCCACGAACGATGAGGTGGACGGCGAAGTGGGGGGCGGCGAAGAGGATTCCGCTGCGGCGCCCCACCAGGTCATGCCCCCCCCAGCCCTTTGAATCGACTAAGGTGGTGGAAGAGGATGCTGATATGGAAAATATGTTCAACAAGGCTGCACAATCTGGCGTAGCCCAGATTAAACTAGCCAAGGACAGGGCCGTTGATGCGGAAAAGCGGGCCGTTGATGCTCGCTCCGAAGCTGATGAAGCCCAGGCGGAGATCATCCGCCTGACGGGGGATCTCAAAAAGATCAATAACGAGAACGACAGCTTGAAGGAGCTCGAGAAGGCCAACCTTTCTCGCTCCCAAGTCGAGCATGAAATATCCGTGTTGAAGGATCTGAACCGCAAATTGATGGAGCAGCAACACCAATTGGATTGGGGAGCAACGCAAAGTCTTCATCCTCTTGGATACTTCATACTGCTCTCCGGGATGGGAACCAACAGCCTCCGCTCAGAGAGAACGACAGCTGAAAACGCTGCCGCCCAGAGAGGAACGCTTCTAGTAGCTACTATCTAGGGGCCTCTTTGGCATGGATTCGATCTAGCTCCTCCTGACGTATTCACTGTTGAAGGCGTCGGGTGAAGCCGGATCACCGTACCAAAGAGGCCGGCCCCTAGTTTCTGCTTTTGCTCAGTTTGCTTTTGTTCAGTTTGGGAAAGAGCTCCCTCTCCGAGACATTACAGTTAATGTAGACATTTTCTTGAATTGTAGAAAGCTGGTTATTTTGGACGTGCCTGCAGTGGGtgtatctctttttttttttttttttttgaactaaacgGAGGGGAGAGTTTCCCCACCTTTCCATTCAAAAGCACACGCCCAAGTTAAGTAGGACGTGGAAAAGAGTTTGAGGTACAATCGCGGAGGTGAGCGTACCAGCCCAGCAGGCCGTTCCCTAGCTCAGGAGGAAGGCGCTTGCGCCAAGTTACAAGGTCATCACAGACCCTCGAAAGAACCACGCGATTACAGAAATTTTCATTACGGAATACATACCCATTCCGACCGTCCCAGATACGCCATAAGATAGTCAGGAAGATGAAAGGCCAGAGAGTCGCTTCTAGATTTGCTGGAGTGTCTGCTTCCCATGCTTCATCATCCGTCATCTGTCCCACATCGCCCATGCCTATTGCAGTCCACAGCGCATCACTTTGTTCGCAGCCGAAGAAAACGTGTCGCCTGTTCTCCGGGTGCCTAGCGCAGCGCTCGCATTGTTCGCCGTCGACGATGTGTTTTGCATGGAGGTTCACCCTTGTGCTGAGCCGGTCTTTGAAGTACAGCCAAGCGAACACCTTGACCTTGTTGGTAGCCTTGTCCGCCAAACACGCCCACCGTGCGTGTCAGTGTGGTCACCTGAAGAGTCGAGGGCTGCGTAGGCATCCCTAGCGGTGTAGGTGTGCCCTGTCAGCTTGAGCAGCCGTAAGTCAGGGCCGTCGCCGATGTTCATCTCCTGCAACAAAGAGAGCAGGCTGCCTAGCTGATGGCTAGCAGCATTAGTGAGTCGAGGACGCAGACGCAAATCAAAACCACTCTGGAAGACGCGCTGCACCGAGATGTTAGGCATAGTGGTGTGTGTGAACAAAGCATGATGGGTGGAGAAGAGGGGGCCGGCAGGAAGCCAATGGTCGAACCAAAAGGAGGTTGCGGCGCCATTGTTGACTTTGACGATGGTGATGGAGCGAAAGGTGTTAAGCTCGTCATTGACAATGCGCCAGAGGAAGCTAGACGCGCCGCTGATCGGGGTATCGAAGGAGGAGGCACTGCGTAGAAGCCAATCTTTCCAGCTGGTTTGTTCTCCACTGAATAATTTGTTGACGAATTTCATCAGCAAGCACCGGTTCTGAAGCTCCAGGTCTTTTATTCCCAGCCCGCCGGCGTTTTTTGGGAGCTTGGACCGTGTCCCAAGCGACAAGGCATTTGGAACCGTGGCAGCTATCTTCTCCAGTCCAGAAGAAGGCACGACGTCTCTTGTCGATGGCCTTGAGGACTGTCTTAGGCACGCTGATTGCAGACATGTAGTGAAGCGGGAGTGCGCTGAGAACAGAAGTGCAGAGGGTGAGGCGCCCCGCGCGGTTAAGAAGAGAGGCTCGCCAACCTGATAAGTATTTGTCGCAAGAGGTGATAAGGGGCAGGCAGTCAGAAACAGAGACTTTGTGAGGGGTAAGAGGTAGTCCAAGGTAGGTCTGAGggaaggtggaggtggtggtgccaAAAGAGGTGGCAAGGGCGGCGGCTTCGTCGTCAGGGACGGCAATTGGTAAGAAGGTAGTTTTGTGGTAGTTGATGGCCAAGCCAGTAGCTTTCTCGAACAGCTGCAGGATGCGTTTGGTCGCAGAGATGGCGTTGGGGGTGCAGCGCATGAAAACAAGGGTGTCATCGGCGTACTGGAGGACGGGGCACGGCTCATCGGGGAGGATGGGATGTCGAATATCCGCGGCAAGGTGATGGTTTTGGAGCAGACGGCGAAGAACATCGGCAACAATGATGAAAAGATACGGTGATAGGGGGGTCCCCCTGCCGGAGTCCACGGCGGCAGTTAATCCAGTTGCCAGGAACACTGTTAAGGAGGATAGTAGTTTTCCCAGTGCTGAGCAGGACGTTGATCCATGCACACCATCTATCAGAGAAGCCACGGCATTTCATGATCTTGGTCAAGCTGTCCCAGGCGACACAATcgaaggctttgtggaaatctaGCTTCATGAGAACGGTAGGGCACCCTCTCCGGTAGCAGCAATTCAGTAGATCTGCTGCATAGACGAAGTTGTCCGCGATGCACCTTCCACTGACGAAGCCGGATTGATCAGTTCCGATGAGAGAGGGGATAAAGGGCTGCAGGCGGTTCATGAGAACTCTGGAGATGCTCTTAACCGTAGAGTTTTGCAACGCAATTGGTCTGAAATCATGTGGGCGCCGGGCTCCCTCCTTCTTAGGTAGCAGCACGAGGTAGGATCTGTTGATCCTTTCTAGATCCACCGAGTGCATATGGAAGGCAGAGAAGAGGGCGGTGATGTCTGCAGAGATAACTGTCCAGGAATGTTTGAAGAAGAGAGATCCAAAGCCGTCAGGACCTGGACTTGCGGTGGAGTGCATATTTCGGAAAGCAGACCGGATTTCTTCAGGTTCGAACTCGCCATCCAAACCAGCAAGGTGCTGGGCATCATCCGGGTACAAGCCATTCAGATCAAAATTTCACTGTTTGGTACGGCTCCAGCAGCTCCGCTCCCCCCTGCAATTTCACTGTTTACAGGTGGGAGCCGGAGCCGTCGGATCTGTACCAAACGGGGCCTGGGGTCCTAGCAGTACGACGATATCACTGTGTTTGCATTGCAGGTGAGGTAATAATaattcagaaaaaaaaagaactgGTTCCGTCATcggcatgcatgcatgtcagCAGTTGCAGCGAGCTCCTGCTACGACATGCGTTATGAAATGTTGGTTTCAAACAAAAATAAAGACAGAGAGAGAAATTAAGAAATGTTATCAAATTCATGTTAGCTGAGCCCTTCAGGGGAGTCCAGTTGGGCTAAACAAATCAGTGCTCGTAATGTGTAGTACATGAGATTTGTATATCGGCCTTGGATGAAAGGAGCAGACATGTTAGTAGATTGCCCATACACACACTATTTCCTCGTCAGACACCAGAAAACATTACTGGATTcagacgctttgccgagtgcccgcgccactcggcaaagccctaaatatactcggcaaaggctttgccaagtgtagcactcggtaaaggctttgccaagtgtcgcactcggcaaagaccactcAGGAAAAAAATggccggcaaagcagcctttgccgagagctatttgtcgggcactcggcaaagcttttgccgagtgccgagacagcactcggcaaagaaaacgaGCCGTCACGGCGTAGGAAacggtgacggcggctttgccgagtgccaacccagacaacacttggcaaagtttttcatttttttaaaattctttgccgagcgccgcctgggctggcactcgacaaagttttttatttttattttttttttaaattctttgtcgaACGCCGTCCgggatggcactcgacaaagttttttattttttttaaatttctttgccgagcgccgcacgggtggctctcggcaaagttctttattatttttttaaaaaaaatctttgccgagtgccggatgggtggcactcggcaaaattttttattttttttaaacaattctttatcgagtgccatggtcatggcactcgacaaagctgggaAACAGGTTGGCACCCCTTTTTTCAGCTTCGCCGAGTGcagtgacca is a window of Miscanthus floridulus cultivar M001 unplaced genomic scaffold, ASM1932011v1 os_2235_1_2, whole genome shotgun sequence DNA encoding:
- the LOC136534743 gene encoding uncharacterized protein; this translates as MHSTASPGPDGFGSLFFKHSWTVISADITALFSAFHMHSVDLERINRSYLVLLPKKEGARRPHDFRPIALQNSTVKSISRVLMNRLQPFIPSLIGTDQSGFVSGRCIADNFVYAADLLNCCYRRGCPTVLMKLDFHKAFDCVAWDSLTKIMKCRGFSDRWCAWINVLLSTGKTTILLNSVPGNWINCRRGLRQGDPPITVGEPLFLTARGASPSALLFSAHSRFTTCLQSACLRQSSRPSTRDVVPSSGLEKIAATVPNALSLGTRSKLPKNAGGLGIKDLELQNRCLLMKFVNKLFSGEQTSWKDWLLRSASSFDTPISGASSFLWRIVNDELNTFRSITIVKVNNGAATSFWFDHWLPAGPLFSTHHALFTHTTMPNISVQRVFQSGFDLRLRPRLTNAASHQLGSLLSLLQEMNIGDGPDLRLLKLTGHTYTARDAYAALDSSGDHTDTHGGRVWRTRLPTRSRCSLGCTSKTGSAQG